A genomic stretch from Corynebacterium faecale includes:
- a CDS encoding manganese efflux pump MntP: MSLAHVMLLSFSVAADAFACSIARGTVIRVNAFKRSLILAAIFGIFQMAMPVIGWGIGYFFAELSFIAAIDHWIAFVLLVGVGAKMIWDAYHPDAEKPLVDTGDVQLRPALILGLATSIDAMAVGMGLALIHAPILQVALVMGLLTFALSLAGAWMGHRGGGRFGKWATLGGGLVLMVLGANVLLDHLLG, translated from the coding sequence ATGTCCCTAGCCCATGTCATGTTGCTGTCCTTCAGCGTCGCAGCAGATGCCTTCGCCTGCTCCATTGCACGTGGCACCGTGATCCGCGTCAACGCATTCAAACGTTCCCTCATCCTGGCGGCCATCTTCGGCATCTTCCAGATGGCCATGCCGGTGATCGGATGGGGAATCGGTTATTTCTTCGCCGAGCTGAGCTTCATCGCGGCCATTGATCACTGGATAGCCTTCGTGCTGCTGGTGGGTGTGGGAGCCAAGATGATCTGGGATGCCTATCACCCGGATGCTGAAAAGCCCCTTGTGGACACCGGGGACGTTCAACTCAGGCCCGCTCTCATCCTCGGCCTGGCCACCAGCATCGATGCCATGGCGGTGGGCATGGGCCTCGCCTTGATCCATGCACCCATCCTGCAGGTGGCGTTGGTGATGGGGTTGCTCACTTTCGCCCTGTCCCTGGCCGGTGCCTGGATGGGACACCGTGGTGGTGGTCGATTCGGGAAATGGGCCACGCTGGGCGGGGGACTGGTCCTGATGGTCCTGGGTGCCAATGTCCTCCTGGACCACCTGCTCGGTTAG
- a CDS encoding SulP family inorganic anion transporter has translation MSTTLIKSEDQTLAPIGVLASFRFAFSSARRFRIEVLGGLVVALALIPEAIAFSILAGVDPRMGLFASCTMAMVIAFTGGRPAMISAATGAVALVIAPVVRDHGVDYFLATVILAGIIQLAMAFLGVAKLMRFIPRSVMLGFVNALGLLVFFAQIPHLIDVPWAVYPLFVVGLLIMVLLPRFTNMVPAPLVVIVILTAVVWAFNINIPTVSDQGELPSSLPELIFPNVPLTLETLQIIAPYAFGMALVGLMESLLTAKLVDDITETHSDKTRESAGQGIANIVTALFGGMGGCAMIGQTMINVKVSGARTRLSTFLSGFFLLILILALGEIVGMIPMAALVAIMVVVSIATVDWRSVHPRTLKLMPLSETIVMFITIAATLATGNLAIGVISGVVTAMILFARRVAHLVGVSRSVRTNDDGTTTSVYAVSGQLFWASSNDLVYAFDYFDDSDDIILDLTGAEVWDASTVSTLDSIIHKYKQRDKVVTIIGLEGPSLDRLRRLSGKLD, from the coding sequence GTGTCAACCACCCTCATCAAATCTGAGGACCAGACCCTGGCACCCATCGGCGTGCTGGCGTCATTTCGCTTTGCCTTCTCCTCCGCCCGCCGATTCCGCATCGAGGTCCTCGGGGGCCTGGTCGTGGCCCTCGCGCTGATCCCGGAGGCCATTGCTTTCTCCATCCTCGCCGGTGTGGATCCGCGCATGGGACTGTTTGCCTCCTGCACCATGGCCATGGTCATCGCCTTCACTGGCGGACGCCCGGCCATGATCTCCGCCGCCACAGGTGCCGTGGCATTGGTGATCGCCCCAGTTGTCCGTGATCACGGGGTGGACTACTTCCTGGCCACGGTCATCCTGGCCGGAATCATCCAACTTGCCATGGCGTTTCTCGGAGTGGCCAAACTGATGCGTTTCATTCCACGCTCAGTCATGCTCGGTTTCGTCAACGCGCTGGGTCTGCTCGTGTTCTTCGCACAGATCCCCCACCTCATCGATGTCCCCTGGGCTGTCTATCCCCTGTTTGTCGTAGGTCTGCTCATCATGGTGCTCCTGCCCAGGTTTACCAATATGGTGCCGGCGCCCCTCGTGGTCATCGTCATCCTCACCGCCGTGGTCTGGGCCTTCAACATCAATATTCCCACGGTGTCCGATCAGGGTGAACTTCCATCCAGCCTGCCGGAACTGATCTTTCCCAATGTTCCACTGACCCTGGAAACCCTCCAGATCATCGCGCCCTATGCCTTTGGCATGGCTCTGGTGGGACTCATGGAATCCCTCCTGACGGCCAAACTGGTGGATGACATCACCGAAACCCATTCTGACAAGACCCGCGAAAGCGCCGGTCAGGGAATCGCTAATATTGTCACGGCCCTCTTCGGCGGCATGGGTGGATGTGCGATGATTGGCCAGACCATGATCAATGTCAAGGTCTCCGGAGCCCGCACCCGCCTGTCCACCTTCCTCTCCGGATTCTTCCTCCTCATCCTCATCCTGGCGCTCGGTGAGATCGTGGGCATGATCCCGATGGCAGCCCTCGTCGCCATCATGGTCGTGGTCTCGATTGCCACCGTCGACTGGCGCTCTGTTCACCCACGCACCCTCAAGCTCATGCCGCTGAGTGAAACCATCGTCATGTTCATCACGATCGCCGCTACCCTGGCCACCGGCAACCTCGCGATCGGCGTAATCTCGGGAGTGGTCACCGCGATGATCCTGTTTGCACGCCGCGTGGCACACCTGGTCGGGGTTTCCCGGTCAGTGCGTACCAACGACGATGGCACCACCACGAGTGTCTATGCCGTCTCCGGTCAGCTGTTCTGGGCATCTTCCAATGATCTGGTCTACGCCTTCGACTACTTTGATGATTCTGATGACATCATCCTCGATCTCACCGGGGCGGAAGTCTGGGATGCCTCCACGGTGTCCACGTTGGACAGCATCATCCACAAGTACAAACAACGCGACAAAGTGGTCACCATCATCGGTCTTGAAGGCCCCAGCTTGGATCGCCTGCGCCGACTGTCCGGAAAGCTTGACTGA
- a CDS encoding class I SAM-dependent methyltransferase, protein MVEARLHHLESIDPEEWPGVATVPDFPLRGVRARQAEARFAKACENAGLDLVGDEPDLTIDHEELFSRLAATGWLGLAESYMAGEWHSDKLTDVLTALLGVGYRPRGRFQSAFTLPDTARDNGGALPAELIRLSSGDGMSAFGGVFASGVPTTVRTAVKSFVPGAGRNREPGSHFVDVTTIADPVAVEREDLGEAQRRAASTLLDAAKVRSGSHVLEYPASGGAVSILAARRNATVDVLTADRAQVSALEELFILAGVEDDVHIRKLPAAVPGKLDWGGAYDSIVSMEKLEVVGTTGAKKYIKALDRMLSTGGYVAMQSLVATEQLGPVAREALGMLRAYIWPALTYPTTQQVHELVDRGSSLRVIAETHFPGHYLKSVQLQREVFEGQMREAAADGFDAVFRRMWVYHYALIEAMLRLGYLGAAQFTLTTRNRRGRR, encoded by the coding sequence ATGGTAGAAGCGCGTTTGCACCATCTGGAATCAATCGATCCCGAGGAGTGGCCAGGGGTGGCCACCGTACCGGACTTCCCACTCAGAGGAGTCCGCGCCCGACAGGCGGAAGCTAGGTTTGCAAAGGCCTGCGAGAACGCCGGTCTTGACCTCGTAGGTGATGAGCCCGATCTCACAATCGACCATGAAGAGTTATTTTCGCGTCTCGCGGCCACCGGATGGCTGGGATTGGCCGAAAGTTACATGGCAGGCGAGTGGCACAGTGACAAACTCACCGATGTCCTCACCGCGCTCCTGGGCGTGGGTTACCGCCCGAGGGGCAGGTTCCAGTCCGCCTTCACCCTTCCCGATACCGCCCGGGATAACGGTGGCGCGCTGCCGGCGGAACTGATCCGTTTGAGTTCCGGTGATGGGATGAGCGCCTTCGGTGGGGTGTTCGCCTCCGGTGTGCCCACCACGGTGCGCACCGCGGTGAAGAGTTTTGTTCCCGGCGCGGGGCGAAACCGCGAACCTGGATCGCACTTCGTGGATGTCACCACCATCGCCGATCCGGTGGCCGTGGAGCGGGAGGATCTGGGTGAGGCCCAGCGCAGGGCTGCGTCAACGCTGCTGGATGCCGCAAAGGTGCGATCGGGTTCCCACGTCCTGGAGTATCCGGCATCCGGTGGAGCGGTCTCCATCCTCGCTGCACGCCGCAACGCCACGGTGGATGTCCTTACTGCAGATCGCGCCCAGGTCTCTGCCCTGGAGGAGCTGTTCATCCTCGCCGGGGTGGAAGATGATGTGCACATCCGCAAGCTTCCCGCTGCCGTCCCCGGAAAGTTGGACTGGGGTGGTGCCTATGACTCCATCGTGTCCATGGAGAAGCTGGAGGTGGTCGGGACCACCGGGGCGAAGAAATACATCAAAGCGCTGGATCGGATGCTGTCCACAGGTGGGTATGTGGCCATGCAGTCACTCGTGGCCACGGAACAGCTGGGCCCCGTCGCCCGTGAGGCCCTTGGGATGTTGCGTGCCTATATCTGGCCGGCGCTGACCTATCCCACGACACAGCAGGTACACGAACTCGTTGATCGGGGCTCGTCCCTCCGGGTGATCGCCGAGACGCATTTCCCGGGGCACTACCTCAAGAGTGTGCAGCTGCAGCGCGAGGTATTCGAGGGCCAGATGCGCGAAGCGGCGGCCGACGGTTTTGATGCCGTCTTCCGCCGCATGTGGGTCTACCACTACGCACTCATTGAAGCCATGCTCCGACTGGGCTACCTGGGCGCCGCGCAGTTCACTCTGACCACGAGGAACCGACGCGGGCGCAGGTAA
- a CDS encoding NAD(P)/FAD-dependent oxidoreductase, translating into MSENPTRPEGGRHHVVVIGSGFGGLFTAKNLAKADVDVTLIDRTNHHLFQPLLYQVATGILSSGEIAPSTRQILSGQDNVNVIKGEVTNIDITARTVTASLGSYTRVYEYDSLVVGAGAGQSYFGNDHFAQFAPGMKTIDDALELRARIIGAFERAEICEDPVERERLLTFVVVGAGPTGVELAGQLAEMAHRTLAGEYTNFNPSSAKIVLLDGAPQVLPPFGKRLGRNAQRTLEKLGVNVKLNAMVTDVDENAVTYKTKDGEEHRIQAFCKIWSAGVAASPLGKLVADQAGVEVDRAGRVPVNADLSVGEHKNVFVVGDMMALDKLPGVAQVAIQGGEYVAEQIAAEVEGRSNTEREAFDYFDKGSMATVSRFSAVVKMGKVEVTGFIGWLLWLAVHLMFLVGFRNRFVSAISWGLNALSRKRWNLETTRQQLHARTALAKLGQVIDTEDADIPIELLDTTRYGATRSIEKARHEK; encoded by the coding sequence ATGTCCGAGAACCCAACCCGCCCCGAAGGCGGCCGCCATCATGTCGTCGTCATCGGTTCCGGCTTCGGCGGTCTTTTCACCGCCAAGAACCTGGCCAAGGCAGATGTCGATGTCACGCTGATCGACCGTACCAACCACCACCTCTTCCAGCCACTGCTCTACCAGGTGGCCACCGGTATCCTCTCCTCGGGCGAGATCGCACCATCCACGCGCCAGATCCTCAGTGGTCAGGACAATGTCAACGTGATCAAGGGTGAGGTTACCAACATTGACATCACCGCCCGCACCGTCACTGCATCCCTGGGTTCCTATACCCGCGTCTACGAGTACGATTCCCTCGTTGTCGGTGCCGGTGCAGGCCAGTCCTACTTCGGCAATGACCACTTCGCACAGTTCGCACCAGGCATGAAGACGATCGATGATGCCCTGGAGCTGCGTGCCCGCATCATCGGTGCCTTCGAGCGCGCGGAGATCTGTGAGGATCCGGTTGAGCGTGAGCGCCTGCTGACCTTCGTGGTCGTCGGCGCCGGCCCCACCGGTGTGGAGCTCGCCGGACAGTTGGCAGAGATGGCACATCGCACCCTGGCTGGTGAGTACACCAACTTCAACCCGTCCTCCGCCAAAATCGTGCTTCTCGACGGCGCCCCGCAGGTGCTTCCTCCCTTTGGTAAGCGTCTCGGCCGTAACGCCCAGCGCACCCTGGAAAAGCTCGGTGTGAACGTGAAGCTCAACGCCATGGTCACCGATGTTGATGAAAACGCCGTCACCTACAAGACCAAGGACGGCGAAGAGCACCGCATCCAGGCGTTCTGCAAGATCTGGTCCGCCGGTGTCGCCGCTTCCCCACTGGGCAAGCTCGTCGCCGATCAGGCCGGCGTGGAGGTCGACCGCGCGGGTCGCGTTCCGGTCAACGCTGATCTGTCCGTGGGCGAGCACAAAAACGTCTTCGTGGTCGGCGATATGATGGCGCTGGACAAACTCCCGGGTGTGGCCCAGGTGGCCATCCAGGGCGGCGAGTACGTGGCAGAGCAGATCGCCGCCGAGGTGGAGGGTCGCTCCAACACTGAGCGCGAGGCCTTCGACTACTTTGACAAGGGATCGATGGCCACCGTGTCCCGCTTCTCCGCAGTGGTGAAGATGGGCAAGGTCGAGGTCACCGGTTTCATCGGTTGGCTGCTGTGGCTGGCTGTCCACCTGATGTTCCTGGTCGGCTTCCGCAACCGTTTCGTCTCTGCGATCAGCTGGGGCCTCAACGCCCTGTCCCGCAAGCGCTGGAACCTGGAGACCACCCGTCAGCAGCTGCACGCCCGCACTGCGCTGGCCAAGCTCGGCCAGGTCATTGACACCGAGGACGCGGACATCCCGATCGAACTGCTGGACACCACCCGTTACGGTGCCACCCGCAGCATCGAGAAGGCACGTCACGAAAAGTAG
- a CDS encoding phosphoribosyltransferase, with protein MTAEREILTYELFGTAMRELAQDIINDYKPDCVLSIARGGLLIGGALGYALGIKNVSVMNVEFYTDVGEHLQEPLMLPPTPKAVDLSGMKILVADDVADTGKTMELVHEFLGDNVVEVRTAVIYEKPHSVFKPDYVWRKTDKWINFPWSSLPPVQAQA; from the coding sequence ATGACAGCGGAACGCGAGATTCTCACCTATGAACTCTTCGGCACGGCCATGCGCGAATTGGCCCAGGACATTATCAATGACTACAAGCCTGACTGCGTGCTGTCCATTGCGCGTGGTGGCCTCCTGATCGGCGGTGCCCTCGGTTATGCCCTGGGCATCAAGAACGTCTCGGTGATGAACGTTGAGTTCTACACCGACGTGGGTGAACACCTCCAGGAGCCACTGATGCTCCCACCCACGCCGAAGGCAGTCGACCTGAGCGGCATGAAAATCCTCGTCGCCGATGATGTCGCCGATACCGGCAAGACCATGGAACTGGTTCATGAGTTCCTGGGCGATAATGTGGTGGAGGTTCGCACCGCGGTGATCTACGAGAAGCCACACAGTGTGTTCAAGCCTGACTATGTCTGGCGTAAGACCGACAAGTGGATCAACTTCCCCTGGTCCAGCCTTCCTCCCGTGCAGGCGCAGGCCTGA
- the thiM gene encoding hydroxyethylthiazole kinase → MADSYLDALAHVRATTPLIQCLTNTVVMQFTANALLASGATPAMADTPAESFGFAQVANGVLINPGTPSAEQYKGMHQAVAGATEAGTPWVLDPVGVGGLPERTAFAQSIVDKHPAAIRGNASEIVALAGLGAGGRGVDSTDDVAGALTAAQQLAAQTGGVVAVTGPEDLIVSTGRVTWLESGDPMLQLVIGTGCALGALTAAYLGATRDTDINAHDAVIAAHAHLGAAGQIAATRAGAPGSFAVALIDALYELDRAQLEDLTSIREEQQ, encoded by the coding sequence ATGGCTGACTCATATCTGGACGCGCTCGCACACGTGCGGGCCACCACTCCTCTCATTCAATGCCTGACCAACACCGTGGTCATGCAGTTCACCGCCAATGCTCTTCTTGCCTCCGGGGCAACACCCGCCATGGCAGACACACCCGCGGAGTCCTTTGGCTTCGCACAGGTGGCCAACGGCGTTCTGATCAATCCGGGAACCCCCTCAGCCGAACAGTACAAAGGCATGCACCAGGCCGTTGCCGGGGCCACCGAAGCCGGTACGCCGTGGGTGCTTGACCCTGTGGGTGTGGGCGGGCTGCCGGAACGAACGGCGTTTGCACAATCAATCGTGGATAAGCACCCTGCCGCAATCCGCGGCAACGCCTCCGAGATCGTCGCGCTCGCCGGCCTGGGAGCCGGTGGCCGTGGTGTTGACTCCACCGATGACGTCGCCGGCGCCCTCACCGCAGCCCAGCAGCTCGCCGCACAGACCGGCGGTGTGGTCGCGGTGACCGGACCTGAGGATCTCATTGTGTCAACGGGACGGGTCACCTGGCTGGAATCCGGTGACCCGATGCTCCAGCTGGTCATCGGCACCGGTTGCGCCCTGGGGGCGCTTACCGCCGCATACCTCGGTGCAACACGTGACACCGACATCAATGCCCACGACGCCGTGATCGCCGCACACGCCCACCTGGGTGCCGCCGGTCAGATCGCCGCCACCCGCGCGGGCGCGCCGGGCTCCTTCGCCGTGGCACTGATCGACGCACTGTATGAACTCGACCGTGCGCAACTCGAAGATCTGACCAGCATCCGGGAGGAACAGCAGTGA
- a CDS encoding arsenic resistance protein — protein sequence MDWSRLTSRLTQWCDRHQIPLYLLAILLGALIGLAAPSVAPAAEVAINPVLIALLYATFLGIPLTRLGGAVRDIRFFGAVMSLNFLVVPVVVFGLSRFIAHDQALLVGVLLVLLAPCIDYVIVFAGLAGGDHARLLAAAPLLMLVQILLIPLYMSLMVGSEVFQVIELRAFGEAFLLLIVVPLLLAALTQFLNLTRIMALSEAFMVPLMMLALAVVVASQIDAVSHQLGQLLHVIPLYVAFLAIMVPLGMSMAKLFRQRVPAARAVVFSGATRNSLVVLPLALALPPGLELVAVVVVTQTLVELIGMVIFVRLIPRLVKDPWEGRAELSDQRG from the coding sequence ATGGACTGGTCGAGATTAACGTCGAGATTAACTCAGTGGTGTGATAGGCATCAGATCCCGTTGTACCTGCTGGCGATCCTTCTCGGCGCCCTGATAGGTCTAGCCGCGCCCTCGGTGGCACCAGCCGCGGAAGTCGCAATCAACCCGGTGCTGATAGCGCTCTTATATGCGACCTTCCTGGGGATCCCGTTGACACGGCTCGGTGGTGCGGTTCGAGACATCAGATTCTTCGGGGCCGTCATGTCCTTGAACTTCCTGGTGGTGCCCGTCGTGGTGTTCGGTCTGAGTAGATTCATCGCCCATGACCAGGCACTGCTTGTAGGTGTTCTCCTGGTGTTGTTGGCTCCATGCATCGACTACGTCATTGTGTTCGCCGGCCTGGCCGGGGGAGACCACGCGCGGCTCCTGGCCGCGGCGCCCCTGCTCATGTTGGTGCAGATCCTGTTGATTCCCCTGTACATGAGCCTGATGGTGGGGTCCGAAGTCTTCCAGGTGATCGAGCTGAGAGCTTTCGGAGAGGCCTTTTTGCTGCTCATCGTGGTGCCATTGCTCCTGGCCGCCCTCACACAGTTTCTGAACCTGACCCGTATCATGGCTCTGTCTGAAGCTTTCATGGTGCCACTGATGATGCTGGCCCTGGCCGTGGTGGTGGCCTCACAGATCGATGCCGTGAGCCATCAGCTCGGGCAGCTTCTTCACGTAATCCCGCTGTATGTAGCCTTCCTTGCCATCATGGTTCCATTGGGCATGAGCATGGCGAAGCTCTTCAGACAGCGGGTGCCTGCGGCACGCGCGGTGGTGTTTTCTGGAGCGACCCGCAACTCACTGGTGGTCCTGCCGCTGGCCTTGGCACTGCCGCCTGGACTCGAATTGGTTGCCGTGGTGGTGGTGACCCAGACGCTGGTCGAGCTGATCGGCATGGTGATCTTTGTCCGTCTCATCCCCAGGTTGGTGAAAGACCCGTGGGAGGGCCGGGCAGAGCTGTCAGACCAGCGGGGCTGA
- a CDS encoding MFS transporter, with protein sequence MSSLPEQSSAVTTAHPGSPTPGTGQPLVVDKATKRRVAAASTIGTTIEFYDFYAYATAAVAVFPILFFPANDDPTVNLLASFATFGLAFVARPLGSIVFGHFGDRVGRKATLIGSLLTMGIATILIGLLPTYGQIGIIAPALLALMRFCQGLGLGGEWSGAALLAGENAEPGHRARAAMWPQLGAPFGFFLANGFFLILVATLGHQTGDAEGAFMSWGWRVPFLASAVMIIIGLWVRFALEETPVFQQAVDQGKRVKSPLKELFATSRGPLVQATFIMLSTYTLFYLVTTWILSYGIGDRSQGLGLSIPYFEFLQLQLSTIPFFAIMIPISGWLADVWGRKKTLILASVLLLAFGMTFTALLDPATATKPTVFLFLTLGMSIMGLIFGPMSAILPELFPTNVRYTGSGIAYNVSSILGAAVAPFIATWLVASYGVAQVGIYLIIVTLITFIAVLTMKENRNNDLTQV encoded by the coding sequence ATGTCATCCCTGCCCGAACAATCCTCGGCAGTCACCACCGCACACCCCGGCAGCCCAACGCCGGGTACGGGACAACCTCTCGTCGTCGATAAGGCCACCAAACGCCGCGTTGCGGCGGCGTCCACCATCGGCACCACTATCGAGTTCTATGACTTCTATGCGTATGCCACCGCAGCCGTTGCCGTCTTCCCAATTCTATTTTTCCCCGCCAATGATGATCCCACGGTGAACCTCCTGGCGTCCTTTGCCACCTTCGGACTCGCCTTCGTGGCGCGCCCGCTGGGATCCATCGTCTTCGGGCATTTCGGTGACCGCGTGGGACGTAAGGCCACGTTGATCGGTTCGCTGCTCACCATGGGTATCGCAACCATCCTCATCGGCCTGCTTCCCACCTACGGCCAGATCGGCATCATCGCCCCGGCCCTGCTGGCGCTCATGCGCTTCTGTCAGGGACTGGGATTGGGTGGTGAGTGGTCGGGTGCCGCGCTGCTGGCCGGTGAGAATGCGGAACCGGGTCACCGTGCCCGCGCCGCCATGTGGCCACAGCTGGGAGCACCATTTGGATTCTTCCTGGCCAATGGCTTCTTCCTCATCCTCGTCGCGACACTCGGTCACCAGACCGGCGATGCCGAGGGTGCATTCATGAGCTGGGGCTGGCGTGTGCCGTTCCTGGCCTCCGCGGTGATGATCATCATCGGCCTGTGGGTGCGTTTCGCCCTCGAGGAGACCCCCGTCTTCCAGCAGGCCGTGGATCAGGGCAAGCGCGTGAAGTCCCCACTGAAGGAACTGTTCGCCACCTCCCGGGGCCCCCTGGTGCAGGCCACCTTCATCATGCTGTCCACCTACACTCTGTTCTACCTGGTCACCACCTGGATCCTGTCCTATGGCATCGGTGACCGCTCGCAGGGGCTCGGCCTGTCCATCCCCTACTTCGAGTTCCTCCAGCTGCAGCTGTCCACCATCCCGTTCTTCGCCATCATGATCCCGATCTCCGGGTGGTTGGCGGATGTGTGGGGCCGCAAGAAGACCCTGATCCTGGCGTCCGTGTTGCTGCTCGCCTTCGGCATGACCTTCACAGCCCTGCTGGATCCCGCAACCGCCACCAAGCCAACCGTGTTCCTCTTCCTCACCCTCGGCATGTCCATCATGGGTCTGATCTTCGGACCGATGTCCGCCATTCTGCCTGAGCTCTTCCCCACCAACGTCCGTTACACCGGTTCAGGCATCGCCTACAACGTCTCCTCGATTCTGGGTGCCGCTGTGGCTCCGTTCATCGCCACCTGGCTGGTGGCGTCCTACGGGGTTGCGCAGGTGGGTATCTACCTGATCATCGTCACCCTGATCACCTTCATCGCCGTGTTGACCATGAAGGAAAACAGGAACAACGACCTGACCCAGGTCTAG
- a CDS encoding bifunctional hydroxymethylpyrimidine kinase/phosphomethylpyrimidine kinase produces the protein MTDFSLYLVTDPKLGGGPDKVAGIVEQAAAGGVTVVQLRDKDADAATFRARAVELKEICDRLERPLFLNDRFDTAVELGCHLHIGQGDIPYVEARQALPDHLMVGLTIENMEQLHTVIAGCERAGVALPDVVGLGPVHDTATKPDAPQALGVDGVADIATVCRRHGIRSVAIGGVDLSNASRLARTDVDGLCVVSEIMAANDPGGAARDLRALIDAARTPSRPRVLTIAGTDPTGGAGVQADLKSIAAAGGFGMSVVTALVAQNTHGVTSVHTPPAEFLDQQLESVFSDVTVDAVKLGMLGSAATVRQVTRWLRERDHGPVVLDPVMVATSGDSLLDADAADALLELAGEVDVITPNIPELAVLCDEPPAPSMDTAVRQALTFAAQNNTIVIVKGGHLNGPNADNAVVRPDGSVHPVSNPRVDTTNSHGTGCSLSAALATRIVLDNSVEDALEWSTRWLNEALRASDALQVGSGSGPVDHFAMHQRMLRAADTTPWPHLQVTGLTGSRVDDVVVPSSVQSPVPALALAGPFTEALWAATGEVMGQIMDSGFIRGLGDGTLSPQEFIFYIDQDAHYLRQYSRALAVLSSKAPDAPAQVEWATSAAECIVVEAELHRTYLARGLADTGVTAPSPVTMAYTDFLVARAYADDYVVGAAAVLPCYWLYAEIGLLLAAQNHEHHPYRDWLDTYSGEEFLTGARKAIARVETAMAGAGPQQRVAAARAYLSACVHEREFFDQATRKGWI, from the coding sequence GTGACCGATTTCAGCCTTTATCTTGTCACCGATCCGAAGCTTGGCGGTGGGCCGGATAAGGTCGCCGGCATCGTGGAGCAGGCCGCCGCCGGAGGTGTGACCGTGGTGCAGCTGCGTGATAAGGACGCCGATGCCGCCACCTTCCGGGCCCGCGCCGTGGAGCTCAAGGAAATCTGCGATCGTCTGGAGCGCCCGCTGTTTCTCAACGACCGCTTCGATACCGCGGTGGAACTCGGATGCCACCTCCACATCGGTCAGGGGGATATCCCTTATGTGGAGGCGCGCCAGGCTCTCCCCGATCACCTAATGGTGGGCTTGACCATTGAGAACATGGAGCAGCTGCACACCGTGATCGCCGGGTGTGAGCGCGCCGGTGTGGCACTGCCCGACGTGGTCGGTCTCGGTCCGGTGCATGACACCGCCACCAAACCTGATGCACCTCAAGCCCTGGGGGTTGACGGGGTGGCAGACATTGCCACCGTGTGCAGGCGCCACGGGATCCGGTCGGTGGCCATTGGCGGTGTGGATCTGAGCAATGCGTCCAGGCTTGCGCGTACCGACGTTGATGGTCTGTGTGTGGTGTCGGAGATCATGGCGGCCAACGATCCGGGTGGGGCGGCGCGTGATCTGCGTGCGCTGATCGACGCCGCACGCACGCCCTCCCGTCCCCGTGTGCTCACGATCGCCGGCACTGACCCCACAGGTGGTGCGGGTGTGCAGGCTGACCTCAAATCGATCGCGGCCGCCGGTGGCTTCGGCATGTCCGTGGTCACCGCGCTGGTCGCGCAGAACACCCACGGTGTCACCTCGGTGCACACCCCACCCGCGGAGTTTCTGGATCAGCAACTGGAGTCGGTGTTTTCTGATGTGACGGTGGATGCGGTCAAGCTCGGCATGCTCGGCAGTGCCGCCACGGTCCGCCAGGTCACCCGGTGGTTGCGCGAACGTGACCACGGCCCTGTCGTCCTGGACCCGGTCATGGTGGCCACCAGCGGCGACAGCCTCCTGGACGCGGATGCCGCGGACGCGCTGCTCGAGCTGGCCGGCGAGGTCGATGTGATCACCCCCAACATCCCCGAGCTCGCTGTGCTTTGCGACGAACCGCCAGCCCCATCGATGGACACCGCCGTACGCCAGGCCCTGACCTTCGCGGCACAGAACAACACCATCGTGATTGTCAAGGGTGGTCACTTGAATGGCCCGAATGCTGACAATGCAGTGGTCCGTCCCGACGGCAGTGTCCATCCCGTGAGCAATCCACGGGTGGACACCACCAATTCCCACGGCACGGGCTGCTCCCTCTCGGCGGCGCTTGCCACACGGATTGTCCTGGACAACTCAGTGGAGGATGCCCTGGAATGGTCCACGCGGTGGCTCAATGAGGCATTGCGCGCCTCCGATGCGCTTCAGGTGGGTTCCGGGAGTGGGCCGGTGGATCACTTCGCCATGCATCAACGGATGCTACGTGCCGCAGACACAACGCCGTGGCCACACCTGCAGGTCACGGGCCTGACTGGCTCCCGGGTTGATGATGTGGTGGTTCCATCCTCGGTACAGAGTCCAGTTCCAGCCCTTGCCCTTGCGGGGCCTTTCACCGAGGCGCTGTGGGCCGCCACCGGCGAGGTCATGGGGCAGATCATGGACTCCGGATTCATCCGGGGACTGGGTGATGGCACCCTGTCACCTCAGGAGTTCATCTTCTACATCGATCAGGATGCCCACTATCTGCGCCAGTATTCCCGTGCACTGGCCGTGCTGAGCTCCAAGGCGCCGGACGCCCCTGCACAGGTGGAGTGGGCCACCAGTGCCGCCGAGTGCATTGTGGTGGAGGCGGAACTGCACCGCACTTATCTGGCCAGGGGCCTGGCTGACACGGGCGTGACCGCACCCTCCCCCGTGACCATGGCGTATACAGATTTCCTGGTTGCCCGGGCCTATGCCGATGATTATGTGGTGGGTGCCGCGGCGGTACTGCCCTGCTACTGGCTCTACGCCGAGATTGGACTTCTGCTGGCTGCGCAGAACCATGAGCACCATCCATACCGCGACTGGCTGGATACCTACTCAGGTGAGGAATTCCTCACGGGAGCCCGAAAAGCTATCGCCCGCGTGGAAACGGCGATGGCCGGAGCAGGTCCACAGCAACGTGTTGCCGCGGCCCGGGCTTACCTCAGTGCCTGTGTCCATGAACGCGAGTTCTTCGACCAGGCCACCAGGAAGGGTTGGATCTAG